The Anoxybacillus flavithermus genome has a segment encoding these proteins:
- a CDS encoding 1-phosphofructokinase, with product MIYTCTLNPSVDYVVEAQQIELGKLNRATKTSYFPGGKGINVSRVLKRLHIHNIALGFIGGFTGQFIADELKREHILTDFITVRGQTRLNIKLKGERETETEINGEGPVISDEHKEALIDKIKQLKKGDILVLAGSLPPSIDDTFYVMMMEEAKKRKVAVVVDTSGSALKQAIAYEPFLLKPNQMELGELFGVSIHSRDQIIEYGKKLIDNGVQHVIVSLAGDGAILFHKDVILIAQAPKGMVKNSVGAGDSMVAGFLAAYVNEAPLEEAFRYSVAAGSATAFSEDLCTEDEVYRLLEQVTIIRMEDCV from the coding sequence ATGATTTATACATGTACGTTAAACCCTTCCGTCGACTATGTTGTTGAAGCACAACAGATCGAACTTGGAAAATTAAATCGTGCGACAAAAACATCCTATTTTCCTGGGGGGAAAGGAATTAATGTATCACGCGTACTAAAGCGACTACACATTCATAATATTGCCCTCGGGTTTATTGGTGGATTTACCGGACAGTTCATTGCTGATGAATTGAAACGGGAACATATTTTAACAGATTTTATTACTGTACGTGGACAAACGCGATTAAACATTAAGTTAAAAGGAGAAAGAGAAACAGAAACAGAAATAAATGGCGAAGGGCCTGTCATTAGCGATGAACATAAAGAAGCGCTGATCGATAAAATTAAACAGCTGAAAAAAGGAGATATCCTTGTTTTAGCAGGAAGCCTTCCGCCGTCGATAGATGATACATTTTACGTCATGATGATGGAAGAAGCGAAAAAACGAAAAGTTGCAGTTGTTGTTGATACGAGTGGTAGTGCATTGAAACAAGCAATCGCCTACGAACCGTTTTTACTTAAACCGAATCAAATGGAGCTTGGGGAATTGTTCGGGGTGAGTATTCATAGTCGTGATCAAATCATCGAATACGGAAAAAAACTAATTGACAATGGTGTGCAACATGTCATTGTGTCCCTTGCTGGAGATGGGGCAATTTTGTTCCATAAAGACGTCATATTAATCGCTCAAGCTCCAAAAGGAATGGTAAAAAATTCAGTTGGTGCGGGTGATTCGATGGTAGCAGGATTTTTAGCTGCATACGTGAACGAAGCACCACTTGAAGAAGCATTTCGATACAGCGTTGCGGCAGGGAGTGCGACGGCATTTTCGGAAGATTTATGCACAGAAGATGAGGTTTATCGCTTATTAGAACAAGTGACCATCATCCGAATGGAGGATTGTGTATGA
- a CDS encoding IS110 family transposase, translating into MKLYVGIDVSSTDLYTCIMDQEGNTCAQFKADNHLLGATFLRDQILLWANKLQPSEILIGMEATSVYSWHPAMFFHQQEELKSWNVKVFTINPKLIRKFKEAYTDLDKTDGIDAWIIADRLRFGRLKVTAVMQEQFIALQRLTRMRYHLVHQLTREKQYFLQHLFYKCSSFTQEVDSSVFGHAILELLLESFSLDEISQADVQQLADFLRQKGRNRFADPECIAKSIQKAARSSYRLSKCVEDSIDLLLGLSIQSIRSLQAQIKELDKAITRHLEGIPNTLQTIPGIGPVYAAGILAEIGQIERFDNQAALAKYAGLTWSKHQSGRFQAEETSLIRSGNRYLRYYLVEAANSVQRHDASFRAYYRKKYEEVPKHQHKRALVLTARKLVRVIDALLRNGQIYTPRKGEDR; encoded by the coding sequence ATGAAACTCTACGTCGGGATTGACGTGAGCTCAACCGACTTATACACGTGTATCATGGACCAAGAAGGAAACACGTGCGCGCAATTCAAGGCGGACAATCATCTCCTTGGCGCGACCTTCCTTCGCGATCAAATCCTCCTGTGGGCCAACAAACTCCAACCATCCGAAATTCTCATCGGGATGGAAGCCACTTCGGTCTACAGCTGGCATCCGGCGATGTTTTTCCACCAACAGGAGGAGCTGAAGTCTTGGAATGTCAAGGTGTTTACCATCAATCCAAAGCTCATTCGCAAATTTAAAGAAGCTTACACCGACTTGGATAAAACGGACGGCATCGATGCGTGGATCATTGCCGATCGGCTACGCTTTGGTCGCTTGAAAGTGACAGCTGTCATGCAGGAACAGTTTATCGCCCTTCAACGGCTCACGCGCATGCGCTATCATCTCGTCCACCAGCTAACTCGAGAAAAGCAGTACTTCCTCCAACACTTGTTTTACAAGTGCAGCTCGTTTACTCAAGAGGTAGACAGCTCCGTATTCGGACATGCCATCTTAGAGCTTCTTCTCGAGTCGTTTAGCTTAGACGAAATCAGTCAGGCGGACGTGCAACAGCTCGCTGACTTCTTGCGCCAGAAAGGACGCAATCGCTTTGCCGACCCGGAATGCATCGCCAAGTCCATTCAAAAGGCGGCTCGTTCGTCCTATCGGCTTTCCAAGTGTGTCGAGGATTCCATCGACTTGCTTTTAGGCCTATCGATTCAATCCATTCGTAGCCTTCAAGCGCAAATCAAAGAGCTAGACAAAGCGATTACTCGCCATTTGGAAGGCATTCCAAATACGTTACAAACGATTCCTGGCATCGGACCTGTTTACGCTGCCGGTATCTTAGCCGAAATTGGACAAATCGAGCGCTTTGACAATCAAGCTGCCCTAGCAAAGTATGCAGGTTTGACTTGGTCCAAGCACCAGTCCGGTCGGTTCCAAGCCGAGGAGACTTCCCTCATTCGTTCCGGCAATCGCTATCTCCGTTACTACCTAGTGGAGGCTGCCAACTCGGTACAACGGCATGATGCGTCGTTTCGCGCCTATTACCGGAAGAAATATGAGGAGGTACCAAAGCACCAACACAAACGAGCCCTCGTCCTCACCGCTCGAAAACTCGTGCGTGTGATCGATGCGCTGCTACGCAACGGTCAAATCTACACGCCAAGAAAGGGGGAAGATCGATAG
- a CDS encoding HD family phosphohydrolase, with protein MNVREGVFENYTKLYALLISVIGLYFFINHTNFESLTLSDWVLIYVLSGTVSLLNYFVVDIPPKGNSLSLDSSVYLATLFIYGINLALYILLISSIAHFFYNRKMAWWKHFFNFSMYCLMISSAYYVLINLSIPIGNIDYENFFGYLFSLALYGLVNIFLMYVFFAFLSKQDLLSALYSMFSEGIFSEALISYSVTLLLSFVLGLMIRDDLFFGLFIFTILVMCLSFVFKKFLYLYQEMSDQANKDYLTGLYNHGYFKDYLKELFRETKKTGGQFSIAFLDLDDFKKYNDYHGHVQGDRLLKFVGEFLRNETKDLGCIVARYGGEEFAIALPRLTKHEAVAFMDQLRKKLNDTPFDGVDRLPYRCISFSCGVAEYESDMYEESELLHKADQALYYSKAQGKNNVQLYDAKRISRDALKFKEDLDAIEEQLKLLLYKDVYTYRHSKRVFKYAMEFSDRLTLTEEEKRTLVLGALVHDIGKIEVSRDIINKTSKLDPDEWEIMKKHVIWGKEIVLSDGRFEEVVPLVELHHERYDGRGYPYGLKGEAIPKLARILCIIDSFDAMTTDRPYQRTKTFSEAIVELRRCSGTQFDPQYVEPFIQMIEEYYPEKVGNENETVSS; from the coding sequence TTGAATGTAAGAGAAGGAGTTTTTGAAAATTATACAAAGTTATATGCTTTGCTGATATCTGTAATCGGTTTATATTTTTTTATCAACCACACTAATTTTGAAAGTTTGACTCTCAGTGATTGGGTTTTAATATATGTTTTGTCTGGAACAGTTTCATTATTGAATTATTTCGTGGTAGATATTCCACCAAAGGGAAATTCTCTGTCCTTAGATTCATCGGTTTATTTGGCAACTTTATTTATATACGGTATAAATCTTGCTCTTTATATACTCCTAATAAGTAGTATAGCTCATTTTTTTTATAATAGAAAAATGGCTTGGTGGAAACATTTTTTCAACTTTTCAATGTATTGTCTAATGATAAGTAGCGCATATTATGTTTTAATAAACTTATCTATCCCAATTGGTAACATTGACTACGAGAATTTTTTTGGATATCTATTTAGCCTAGCTTTATATGGATTAGTTAACATTTTTTTGATGTATGTTTTTTTTGCTTTTTTATCGAAGCAGGACTTGTTGTCTGCTTTATACAGTATGTTTAGCGAGGGAATATTTAGTGAAGCCCTCATTAGTTATTCGGTTACACTCCTCCTTTCCTTTGTTTTAGGATTGATGATTAGGGATGATTTGTTTTTTGGGTTATTTATTTTTACAATACTAGTTATGTGTTTGTCCTTTGTTTTTAAGAAGTTTCTATATCTTTATCAGGAAATGTCTGATCAAGCCAACAAAGATTACCTCACCGGATTATATAACCACGGATATTTTAAAGATTACTTAAAGGAATTATTTCGGGAGACGAAAAAAACGGGTGGCCAGTTTTCGATTGCTTTTTTAGATTTAGATGATTTTAAAAAATATAATGATTATCATGGTCATGTGCAAGGTGATCGATTGCTAAAGTTTGTTGGGGAATTTTTGAGAAACGAAACAAAAGATTTAGGATGTATTGTTGCCCGATATGGTGGAGAGGAGTTCGCGATTGCTTTACCCAGACTAACAAAACATGAAGCAGTAGCTTTTATGGATCAATTACGAAAAAAATTAAATGATACACCATTTGACGGAGTTGATCGCCTTCCGTATCGTTGCATTTCGTTTTCATGTGGAGTTGCGGAGTATGAGTCTGACATGTATGAAGAAAGTGAACTATTACATAAGGCCGATCAAGCGCTTTATTATTCAAAAGCACAAGGGAAAAATAATGTACAATTGTACGATGCGAAAAGAATATCGCGTGATGCTTTGAAATTTAAAGAAGATTTAGATGCGATTGAAGAACAGTTAAAATTATTGCTTTATAAAGATGTATATACATACCGTCATAGTAAACGTGTATTTAAATATGCAATGGAATTTAGTGATCGTTTAACTCTTACGGAAGAGGAAAAGCGGACACTCGTTTTAGGAGCGCTTGTTCATGATATTGGAAAAATCGAAGTTTCACGAGATATTATTAACAAAACAAGCAAGCTTGATCCAGATGAATGGGAAATAATGAAAAAACATGTTATATGGGGGAAAGAAATTGTCCTTTCAGATGGTCGGTTTGAAGAAGTCGTTCCTCTTGTTGAACTTCATCATGAACGTTATGATGGGCGAGGTTATCCTTATGGACTAAAAGGTGAAGCGATCCCGAAATTAGCACGTATTTTGTGTATTATCGATTCATTTGATGCGATGACAACAGACCGCCCGTATCAACGAACAAAAACATTCTCCGAAGCGATTGTTGAATTGCGTCGCTGTTCTGGAACGCAATTTGATCCTCAATATGTCGAGCCATTTATCCAAATGATTGAAGAATATTATCCTGAGAAAGTTGGAAATGAAAACGAAACTGTCTCATCGTGA
- a CDS encoding glycerol kinase has protein sequence MYILSLDQGTTSSRAILFNQRGEIVHIAQKEFTQYFPQPGWVEHNPNEIWGSVLAVIATVLSEADVEPKQIAAIGITNQRETTVVWDKQTGKPIYNAIVWQSRQTAQICEQLKQAGYDEVFREKTGLLIDAYFSGTKVKWILDHVEGAREKAERGELLFGTIDTWLTWKLSGGKAHVTDYSNASRTLMFNIYEQKWDDELLDILQVPKAMLPDVRPSSEIYAHTAPYHFFGQEVPIAGIAGDQQAALFGQACFEQGMAKNTYGTGCFMLMNTGEKAVQSKHGLLTTIAWGIDGKVEYALEGSIFVAGSAIQWLRDGLRMIKEAKDSEVYATKVQSTDGVYVVPAFVGLGTPYWDSDVRGAVFGLTRGTTKEHFIRATLESLAYQTKDVLTAMEADAGITLKTLRVDGGAVKNNFLMQFQSDILGVPVERPVVNETTALGAAYLAGLAVGYWGSREEIAKQWNIDRAFEPQMESDVQHRLYDGWKKAVRATQVFK, from the coding sequence ATGTACATTTTATCTCTTGATCAAGGAACAACGAGTTCACGGGCTATTTTGTTTAATCAAAGAGGAGAAATCGTCCATATTGCACAAAAAGAGTTTACACAATATTTTCCACAGCCAGGATGGGTAGAGCATAATCCAAATGAAATTTGGGGTTCTGTTTTAGCTGTCATTGCAACGGTATTGTCAGAGGCAGATGTTGAACCAAAGCAAATCGCCGCAATCGGTATTACAAACCAACGTGAAACAACGGTCGTATGGGACAAACAAACAGGAAAACCGATTTATAACGCTATTGTATGGCAATCACGCCAAACCGCACAAATTTGTGAGCAGTTAAAGCAAGCTGGATACGATGAAGTGTTTCGTGAAAAAACAGGTTTGCTCATTGATGCTTACTTTTCAGGAACGAAAGTGAAATGGATTTTAGATCATGTCGAAGGAGCACGTGAAAAAGCGGAACGAGGGGAGTTGTTATTTGGAACGATTGATACATGGCTTACTTGGAAGCTATCTGGCGGAAAAGCGCATGTGACAGACTATTCTAACGCGTCAAGAACGTTAATGTTCAACATTTATGAACAAAAATGGGATGATGAGTTACTTGACATTTTACAAGTGCCAAAAGCAATGCTACCGGATGTTCGGCCATCTTCAGAAATTTACGCACATACCGCACCGTACCATTTCTTTGGGCAAGAAGTGCCGATTGCTGGTATTGCAGGAGATCAACAGGCAGCTTTGTTTGGGCAAGCATGCTTTGAACAAGGAATGGCGAAAAACACATACGGTACAGGTTGCTTTATGTTAATGAATACGGGCGAAAAAGCAGTTCAGTCTAAACACGGTTTATTAACGACAATTGCATGGGGAATCGATGGAAAAGTCGAATATGCGTTAGAAGGAAGCATTTTCGTTGCTGGATCTGCCATTCAATGGTTACGTGACGGATTACGAATGATTAAGGAAGCAAAAGATAGCGAAGTATATGCAACAAAAGTACAATCAACAGATGGTGTATATGTGGTACCAGCGTTTGTAGGACTTGGGACACCATATTGGGATAGCGATGTACGAGGCGCTGTATTTGGCTTGACACGCGGAACGACAAAAGAGCACTTTATTCGCGCAACGCTTGAGTCACTTGCATATCAAACGAAAGATGTGTTAACTGCAATGGAAGCGGATGCGGGGATTACGTTAAAAACGTTACGTGTTGATGGTGGAGCGGTAAAAAACAATTTTCTAATGCAATTTCAAAGTGACATCCTCGGCGTACCCGTTGAAAGACCAGTTGTGAACGAAACGACTGCTCTCGGTGCCGCTTATTTGGCTGGGCTTGCGGTTGGCTATTGGGGAAGCAGAGAAGAGATTGCGAAACAATGGAATATTGATCGTGCTTTTGAACCGCAAATGGAAAGCGACGTTCAACACCGTCTGTATGATGGTTGGAAAAAAGCAGTTCGTGCCACACAAGTATTTAAATAG
- a CDS encoding glycerol-3-phosphate responsive antiterminator GlpP gives MNGQRILPAVRSMKDFDRLLKMNYEYGVFLDIHIGMLKSVYTYANEHGKKMFLHVDLIQGLKSDEYATEFLCQLVKPYGLISTKSSVITKAKQKGVVAIQRTFIIDSNAFERSVQLVEKTNPDYIEVLPGVVPKVISQLHERTGKEIIAGGLIENETEVEAAIAAGAVAVTTSNVELWRYFEPR, from the coding sequence ATGAACGGACAACGTATTTTACCGGCAGTACGTTCGATGAAAGATTTTGACAGGCTATTAAAAATGAATTATGAATATGGCGTGTTTTTAGACATTCATATCGGTATGTTGAAAAGTGTGTATACATATGCAAATGAACATGGGAAAAAAATGTTTCTTCACGTGGATTTAATACAAGGGCTAAAAAGTGATGAATATGCGACAGAATTTTTATGTCAACTCGTTAAACCGTATGGATTAATTTCAACCAAAAGCAGTGTGATCACGAAAGCAAAACAAAAAGGCGTTGTTGCGATTCAACGAACATTTATTATTGATTCGAACGCCTTTGAACGAAGTGTTCAACTTGTCGAAAAAACAAATCCTGATTATATTGAGGTATTACCTGGTGTTGTTCCGAAAGTTATCTCTCAACTTCATGAACGAACCGGGAAAGAAATTATTGCCGGAGGATTAATAGAAAACGAAACCGAAGTGGAAGCGGCGATTGCTGCAGGGGCTGTTGCGGTAACGACATCAAATGTCGAACTTTGGCGATATTTTGAGCCGAGATAA
- a CDS encoding cold-shock protein: MQNGKVKWFNNEKGYGFIEVEGGDDVFVHFTAIQGEGYKTLEEGQAVSFEIVQGNRGPQAANVVKL; this comes from the coding sequence ATGCAAAACGGTAAAGTAAAATGGTTTAACAACGAAAAAGGTTACGGATTCATCGAAGTTGAAGGTGGAGACGATGTATTCGTACACTTCACAGCAATCCAAGGTGAAGGCTACAAAACGTTAGAAGAAGGTCAAGCTGTTTCTTTTGAAATCGTTCAAGGAAACCGTGGCCCTCAAGCTGCAAACGTAGTGAAATTATAA
- a CDS encoding EamA family transporter → MKYKADISLLFVAFVWGATFVVVQNAIAFLPPLMFNGVRFAIASVLLWAWVLIFERKPLDRQLICAGSLLGIWLCLGYAFQTIGLLYTTSSKAGFITGLNVVIVPFLSFIILKQRPSFNAVVGSILATCGLYLLTASGDMSINKGDVFVFLCAIAFALHIVTTSIYATKFSPILLTTIQVQTVSIICFICSYLFEDWSLIPLSTFFEFDVWLALLITALFATTIAFFIQTHFQQYTSPTRVALIFALEPVFAALTAYIWNDEYLQQAALFGAGLILLGMILSELPQHIWQRKKNARLS, encoded by the coding sequence ATGAAATACAAAGCTGATATTAGTTTATTATTTGTTGCATTTGTTTGGGGTGCTACGTTTGTCGTCGTTCAAAACGCCATTGCTTTTTTACCTCCATTAATGTTTAATGGCGTACGTTTTGCGATCGCTAGCGTACTGCTATGGGCTTGGGTGCTTATCTTCGAACGTAAACCTCTGGATCGACAACTTATATGTGCTGGATCGCTTCTTGGCATATGGCTATGTCTTGGATATGCCTTTCAAACGATTGGTTTATTGTATACGACTTCATCAAAAGCAGGATTCATTACCGGATTAAATGTTGTTATCGTTCCTTTCCTTTCATTTATCATTTTAAAGCAGAGACCTTCGTTTAACGCCGTTGTCGGAAGCATACTCGCTACATGCGGACTATATCTTTTAACCGCAAGCGGGGATATGTCGATCAATAAAGGAGATGTGTTCGTCTTTTTGTGCGCTATCGCTTTTGCGCTACATATCGTAACGACAAGCATATATGCAACAAAATTTTCACCTATCCTGCTAACAACGATTCAAGTTCAAACAGTATCCATCATTTGTTTTATATGTTCATATTTGTTTGAAGACTGGTCTCTTATTCCACTATCCACTTTTTTTGAATTTGATGTATGGTTGGCTCTACTCATTACCGCACTGTTCGCGACAACGATTGCTTTCTTTATTCAAACGCATTTTCAACAATATACATCTCCAACACGTGTTGCTTTAATTTTTGCTTTAGAACCTGTTTTTGCGGCTCTAACTGCATATATATGGAATGATGAGTATCTTCAACAAGCGGCCTTATTTGGAGCTGGACTTATTTTATTAGGGATGATTTTGTCAGAACTCCCTCAACATATATGGCAAAGAAAAAAGAACGCTCGCCTCTCATAG
- a CDS encoding acid phosphatase produces MNRAIQTALCTIALAQFLKIPLTKRKTKKWDWSLFFETGGMPSSHSAGVASLATYVALKRGVHSIDFALAAIFGLIVMYDAQGVRHQAGELAIRVNELTEEIERLKGAQDDGKLDRKEELLRERLGHQPIEVIGGAFLGIVTGGLSYVISRWKRSL; encoded by the coding sequence ATGAATCGAGCCATTCAAACAGCATTGTGTACAATTGCTTTAGCCCAATTTTTAAAAATTCCATTGACGAAAAGAAAAACGAAAAAGTGGGATTGGTCGCTTTTTTTTGAAACGGGAGGCATGCCAAGTTCACATTCTGCGGGTGTTGCCTCCCTTGCCACATATGTTGCTTTAAAACGAGGAGTGCATAGTATAGATTTTGCCCTTGCAGCCATTTTTGGTTTAATTGTTATGTATGACGCTCAAGGAGTGCGTCATCAAGCAGGAGAGTTAGCTATTCGTGTGAACGAATTAACTGAGGAAATCGAACGGTTAAAAGGTGCTCAAGATGACGGAAAGTTGGACCGAAAAGAAGAGTTGTTGCGCGAACGGCTTGGTCATCAACCAATTGAAGTGATTGGAGGGGCGTTTCTTGGTATCGTTACAGGGGGATTATCTTATGTAATAAGTAGGTGGAAGCGCTCGCTATGA
- a CDS encoding small, acid-soluble spore protein L: protein MSKNNGRNRGQNAPSVNPQGYDATFTPNPKSALENAAKKTNTK, encoded by the coding sequence ATGAGTAAAAATAACGGAAGAAATCGTGGGCAAAACGCTCCAAGCGTCAATCCACAAGGATATGATGCCACATTTACCCCTAATCCAAAAAGTGCATTAGAAAACGCAGCGAAAAAGACAAACACAAAATAA
- a CDS encoding aconitate hydratase: MVKNDVFQARDTFEVNGKKYHYYRLQALEEAGIGNVSRLPYSIKVLLESVLRQVDGRVITKEHVENLAKWGTSELKDVDVPFKPSRVILQDFTGVPAVVDLASMRKAMADIGGDPYEINPEIPVDLVIDHSVQVDKAGTEDALEYNMNLEFERNAERYKFLKWAQKAFSNYRAVPPATGIVHQVNLEYLANVVHVVEGENGEYEAFPDTLVGTDSHTTMINGIGVLGWGVGGIEAEAGMLGQPSYFPVPEVIGVRLTGKLPNGTTATDLALKVTQVLRKKGVVGKFVEFFGPGVATLPLADRATVANMAPEYGATCGFFPVDAEALDYLRLTGRDEQHVQVVEAYCKANGLFYTPDAQEPVFTDVVEINLSEIEPNLSGPKRPQDLIPLSKMKESFRQAVVSPQGNQGFGLTEADFDKEMTVTLNGEEVKMKTGAIAIAAITSCTNTSNPYVLIGAGLVAKKAVEKGLKVPKYVKTSLAPGSKVVTGYLKDSGLLPYLEQIGFNIVGYGCTTCIGNSGPLAPELEKAIAENDLLVTSVLSGNRNFEGRIHPLVKGNYLASPPLVVAYALAGTVDIDLLNEPIGKDQNGNDVYFNDIWPSTEEVKEVVKQAVTPELFRKEYERVFDDNARWNAIETTDEPLYQWDENSTYIQNPPFFEGLSPEVEEVKPLTGLRVVGKFGDSVTTDHISPAGSIGVNTPAGQYLISKGVDPKDFNSYGSRRGNHEVMMRGTFANIRIRNQIAPGTEGGYTTYWPTGEVMSIYDACMKYKQDGTGLVVIAGKDYGMGSSRDWAAKGTYLLGIKTVIAESFERIHRSNLVLMGVLPLQFKEGENAETLGLTGKEVFEVHIDENVKPRDYVKVTATDEQGNKKEFEVLVRFDSEVEIDYYRHGGILPMVLREKLKR; the protein is encoded by the coding sequence ATGGTGAAAAATGATGTATTTCAGGCGCGTGATACGTTTGAGGTGAACGGGAAAAAATATCATTATTATCGTTTACAAGCGCTTGAAGAAGCAGGAATCGGAAATGTATCGCGTCTTCCGTATTCTATTAAAGTGCTTCTTGAATCAGTACTTCGTCAAGTTGATGGACGTGTCATTACGAAAGAGCATGTTGAAAATTTAGCGAAATGGGGAACGAGCGAACTAAAAGATGTAGACGTTCCGTTTAAACCATCTCGCGTCATCTTGCAAGACTTTACAGGTGTCCCTGCTGTTGTTGACTTAGCTTCCATGCGAAAAGCAATGGCCGACATCGGCGGAGATCCGTATGAAATCAACCCCGAAATTCCTGTTGATCTTGTGATTGACCATTCTGTCCAAGTTGATAAAGCAGGGACAGAAGATGCGCTCGAGTATAACATGAATTTAGAATTTGAACGCAATGCAGAGCGTTATAAGTTTTTAAAATGGGCACAAAAAGCGTTTAGCAATTATCGTGCTGTTCCTCCAGCAACAGGTATTGTGCACCAAGTTAACTTAGAGTATTTAGCGAATGTGGTGCATGTTGTTGAAGGGGAAAATGGTGAGTATGAGGCGTTCCCAGATACGCTTGTTGGCACAGACTCCCACACAACAATGATTAACGGTATTGGCGTACTCGGTTGGGGTGTTGGTGGTATTGAGGCGGAAGCAGGCATGCTTGGACAACCATCTTACTTCCCAGTACCAGAAGTAATTGGTGTACGTTTAACAGGAAAATTACCGAATGGTACGACAGCGACAGACCTTGCGTTAAAAGTGACACAAGTGCTTCGGAAAAAAGGGGTTGTCGGCAAGTTTGTTGAATTTTTCGGTCCAGGTGTGGCGACATTGCCGTTGGCCGATCGTGCAACTGTGGCCAACATGGCACCTGAATATGGTGCAACGTGTGGCTTCTTCCCGGTTGATGCTGAGGCGCTTGATTATTTACGTTTAACAGGTCGTGACGAACAACATGTTCAAGTCGTTGAAGCATATTGCAAAGCGAATGGTTTGTTCTATACACCAGATGCACAAGAGCCTGTGTTTACAGATGTTGTTGAAATTAACTTATCAGAAATTGAACCAAATCTTTCTGGGCCAAAACGTCCACAAGATTTAATTCCGCTATCAAAAATGAAGGAATCGTTCCGTCAAGCTGTTGTTTCTCCGCAAGGGAACCAAGGTTTTGGCTTGACTGAAGCAGATTTCGATAAAGAAATGACTGTTACGTTAAACGGCGAAGAAGTAAAAATGAAAACAGGTGCGATCGCAATTGCGGCGATTACAAGCTGTACGAACACATCTAACCCGTATGTGTTGATCGGAGCAGGCTTGGTGGCGAAAAAAGCGGTAGAAAAAGGATTGAAAGTACCGAAATATGTAAAAACTTCGCTTGCGCCAGGTTCGAAAGTTGTCACAGGTTACTTAAAAGATTCAGGTCTTCTCCCTTACTTAGAGCAAATTGGCTTTAATATTGTCGGTTACGGTTGTACGACATGTATCGGTAACTCTGGTCCGCTTGCTCCAGAGCTTGAAAAAGCGATTGCAGAAAACGATTTGCTTGTAACAAGCGTATTGTCTGGTAACAGAAACTTTGAAGGACGCATTCACCCGCTTGTCAAAGGTAACTATTTAGCATCACCACCACTTGTCGTGGCATACGCTCTTGCCGGAACAGTCGATATCGATTTATTAAATGAGCCGATCGGTAAAGATCAAAACGGAAATGATGTGTACTTTAACGATATTTGGCCATCTACAGAAGAAGTAAAGGAAGTTGTAAAACAAGCGGTGACGCCAGAATTATTCCGTAAAGAATACGAGCGAGTATTTGACGATAACGCACGTTGGAATGCGATTGAAACGACGGACGAGCCACTTTATCAATGGGATGAAAACTCAACATATATTCAAAATCCGCCATTCTTTGAAGGATTATCGCCAGAAGTGGAAGAAGTAAAACCACTTACTGGTTTGAGAGTGGTTGGAAAGTTTGGCGACTCTGTCACAACAGATCACATTTCGCCAGCTGGATCGATCGGTGTAAACACACCAGCAGGACAATATTTAATTTCTAAAGGTGTTGATCCGAAAGACTTTAACTCGTACGGTTCGCGTCGCGGTAACCATGAAGTGATGATGCGTGGTACGTTTGCGAACATCCGTATTCGTAACCAAATCGCGCCAGGTACAGAGGGTGGCTATACAACATATTGGCCAACAGGCGAGGTCATGTCGATTTACGATGCTTGCATGAAATATAAACAAGATGGTACAGGGCTTGTTGTCATCGCTGGTAAAGACTACGGTATGGGAAGTTCGCGCGACTGGGCGGCAAAAGGAACATACTTGCTCGGTATTAAAACGGTTATTGCGGAAAGCTTTGAACGTATCCATCGTTCAAACCTTGTGCTTATGGGTGTGTTACCACTCCAATTTAAAGAAGGGGAAAATGCTGAGACGCTTGGATTGACAGGTAAAGAAGTATTTGAAGTGCATATTGATGAAAACGTCAAACCGCGCGACTACGTCAAAGTAACAGCGACAGACGAGCAAGGAAACAAAAAAGAATTTGAAGTGCTTGTTCGTTTCGATAGCGAAGTAGAAATCGACTACTACCGTCATGGTGGTATTTTGCCGATGGTATTGCGTGAGAAGTTAAAACGATAA
- a CDS encoding small acid-soluble spore protein O, which produces MVKRKANHIIPGMNDASAQGKGAGYNEELSNEPLTEAQKQNNKKRKKNQ; this is translated from the coding sequence ATGGTAAAAAGAAAAGCAAATCATATCATTCCTGGCATGAACGATGCGAGCGCACAAGGAAAAGGTGCTGGCTACAATGAAGAGCTCTCCAACGAGCCACTCACCGAAGCTCAAAAACAAAATAATAAAAAACGAAAGAAAAATCAATAA